The Sparus aurata chromosome 14, fSpaAur1.1, whole genome shotgun sequence region GCTCATGGAGTTGTCTAATAGTTCACTCAGCAGTTTAATGTGGCATAATGTGAATCCCATTTGATCATGGGTTTTCATATTAAGTGTAGCATTAAAAGCAAGTAATTGAGttgatttagttttattttgctTACCTCTGGAACAAAAGAGGCATACAAAATGTAGACAGTCATGTCTTCGCATTTTTGGATCCAGACCGTAATTAGACTGTATTGCGCAACAGCATTGTTTTGGGCCAATCCATTTTCTGAATGAAGAGCAGCCTTTGTCCTCCCACTCCCATTCATCATGCATGAGTCCAATCCAAAAGCTTCTGTTATTTCCCTTTTCAATCACTTGGTCATTTTGCACGTCGTTACTGATGCTGACCAAGTCATAGTGTTTATATCTGCAGTATTCCCGGGCCTGACACCAGGTCTTATTGATTTCAACCAGGGTGTAATTTGTAATGTTAGTCCctgcaaaacataaataaatactgcaGATAGAGCAATAATACAAGGCAATGTATTTCTTTCACAAATGAGGCAAGAAAGTTTGTACTTTAGATTTGTTTGTGCTGGATGACATCTTTGTTCTCATGACTTAAAAGTAAACCGATTATCAATATTCACAGACCTTCCAAGCATGGCATCTGATTGTAATTTTGtcagtttgatttatgttttgttcAGTGTCATTTTTTCCGATAAAATTTTGCaacatagaaaagaaagaagatcAAACTTACCCAAAACAGGTTCACACATGAAATATTTCAGCGTTGAACAGTCATAATCTTTCCATGTGTTGTTCTCGATAGCTTGGCACCTTTGCGTCCCGTTTGTCACATCCACAGATGATTTATTGAATGTGACAGGGCTTCCGTCTGACCAAGTGATATTTCGTACCTTACGCAGACCAAGCCAAACTGATTTGCCATATATAAATTTCATTGTGAACAtgccatcctcttcatcataCAGAGTTACAGGTGATTCATTGTTCTGCCTACATCTTGTCAATGAATCAGTCCAGGACCCTTCAGTCTCATTAGAACTAAAATATCGTAGACGAGTTGATGGAAAGGTAAAGTGAACAAATACTGTCAAGAGgaagacaaaacaataatttatttCTTCACTTACCAAACAATTATGAGctatgaaaataacaaacagcattatTAGCTTCTGGATTGCTTAATCAAATGTACTACgttaaaatgaatattcaaATCACACactaagtaaaaaaaatcaaacttgttAACATATCCACAACCTCTCTGATGCGTAAGAAATTATTTGAGTACAGTTTTTGCGTGATATGAAAGTAGGATGTTATCAGTGGAGGCAGCGTATAGATAGAGGtagatagagagacagacagagtacAAGTACattcaaatacaaatataatcaaaatcaaaaagtaCAGATATCGaaacaataatatatacaatataaaaaaaaccctgacagaatactatatacaataaaatgcttataTGTAGCCATGCTCAGAAGCCGTTCTCATTCCAAGCTACGGTCGACAAGAGATACTGACTCTGAGAAAGATTTGCAGGGCAG contains the following coding sequences:
- the LOC115595645 gene encoding macrophage mannose receptor 1; translation: MIPTMTVKMALVLLLLCLVFVHFTFPSTRLRYFSSNETEGSWTDSLTRCRQNNESPVTLYDEEDGMFTMKFIYGKSVWLGLRKVRNITWSDGSPVTFNKSSVDVTNGTQRCQAIENNTWKDYDCSTLKYFMCEPVLGTNITNYTLVEINKTWCQAREYCRYKHYDLVSISNDVQNDQVIEKGNNRSFWIGLMHDEWEWEDKGCSSFRKWIGPKQCCCAIQSNYGLDPKMRRHDCLHFVCLFCSRGHVRIKVIPIESTWEQAFDYCKAKHTRLLWIESVEDQKAVVQWLNYTQGGDRRFWIGLRQSRVFGFWIWANERMVGYSNWKNNTQPELPLSNHCGVITPSDNYTWSDENCLFPLHFLCEEEIYFMNN